In Coregonus clupeaformis isolate EN_2021a chromosome 5, ASM2061545v1, whole genome shotgun sequence, the sequence gtcccactcctctttgcagatcttctccaagtcattaaggttgagcctgacgtttggcaactcgaaccttcagctccctccacagattttctatgggattaaggtctggacactggctaagccactccaggaccttaatgtgcttcttcttgagccactcctttgttgacttggctgtgtgttttgggtcattgtcatgctggaatacccatccacgacccattttcaatgccctggctgagggaaggaggttatcacccaagatttgacggtacatggcgccgtccagcgtccctttgatgcggtgaagttgtcctgtccccttagcagaaaaacacccccaaagcataatgtttccacctccatgtttgacggtggggatggtgttcttggggtcataggcagcattcctcctcctccaaacactgcgagttgaattgatgccaaagagctcgatttgtctcatctgaccacaacactttcacccagttctcctccgaatcattcagatgttcattggcaaacttcatacggccctgtatatgggctttcttgagcagggggaccttgcgggcgctgcaggatttcagtccttcacggcgtagtgtgctaccaattgttttcttggtgactatggtcccagctgccttgagatcattgacaagatcctcccgtgtagttctgggctgattcctcaccgttctcatgatcattgcaactccacgaggtgagatcttgcatggagccccaggccgagggagattgacagttcttttgtgtttcttccatttgcgaataatcgcaccaactgttgtcaccttctcaccaagctgcttagcgatggtcttgtagcccattccagccttgtgtaggtctacaatcttgtccctgacatccttggagagctctttggtcttggccatggtggagagtttggaatctgattgattgattgcttctgtggacaggtctcttttatacaggtaacaagctgagattaggagcactccctttaagagtgtgctcctaatctcagctcgttacctgtataaaagacacctgggagccagaaatctttctgattgagagggggtcaaatacttatttccttcattaaaatgcaaatcaatttataacatttttgacatgcgtttttctggatatttttgttattattctgtctctcactgttcaaataaacctaaacattaaaattatagactgatcatttctttgtcagtgggcaaacgtacaaaatcagcaggggatcaaatactttttttccctcactgtatatccttcTCAAATAAATTAGGCTCTGCTCCATTGAACAGTTACTGGACCACCAGCCAAGTCCTTCTACCCAACAAAGGCAACTGGTTATTAATTTTTCAAAATCATAGTTGATTTCTAAAACAAGTCATGTTTCAAATTAAATAACTTTGAAAAAGGCTTTCTTGGCAACCAATCTGATCAGTATACTTCATATGTTAGTATGCCACTCACTGACCTATAAATGCATTTTGAATGCCGAGAATTGTTCAAACCAAGTGTGGTCAATCACAAATAAGAGGCTATGCCTATTGGTTTTAGATATAGTAACACTTGTGATCTTTCAGATTCCTCAGGTAGGAAAAACTCTTTCCGCATTTGTCGCACATGTaaagtttctcccctgtgtggatttGTTTGTGGGCTTTGAGGCTGTTGCCCTGGTTGAAGCTCCTCCCACAGAGGTCACAGctaaaaggcttctctccagtgtgtatccgCTGGTGCCTGTTGAGGTTCCCAGTGTTGCTGAAACATTTCCCACATGTTTCACAGCTGAAAGGTTTCTCCCCAGTATGGACCGCCTGGTGGGTTTTCAGGCTGCTGTGTTGAGTGAACATCCTTCCACACACATCACAGGTGAATGGTCTCTCCCcagtgtgagttttcatgtgtatGTTCAGGTAGCTGACCGACTTGAAGCTCTTGTTGCAGAGGCCACAGCTGTGCGGCTTCTCCATAGTGTGGAGTTGCTGGTGCGATTTGAGGTGAGTGAGTGAACTGAGACTACTACCGCACACTGAGCACATACAAGGCATCTCTGCTGTGTGAGTCTGAAGGTGTGTCTTGAGAGAGTTGACGCAAGCCAGGACTGtcccacacaccacacagaggAAGGCGCTCTCTCCTGCATGGGTTCTTTGGTGCATTTTCAGTGCACTTCTTTGAATGAAACACTTCCCGCACGTCTCACAGGTAAATGGCCTCTCTCCTGTGTGGATCCGCTGGTGTCCTTTCAGAGTGTCTGCTTGGTTGAAGCTTTTCCCGCATGTATCACAACGGAACGGTTTCTCACCAGTGTGTATACGCTGGTGCCTGTGGAGATTTCCTGGTATGCTGAAACTCTTCTTGCAGATCTCACAGCTGTATTTCCTCTCTCCCGTGTGGACGATCTGGTGCATCTTAAGACCGTGGGCCCGGTTAAAGCTCTTGCCACACTCGTCGCAGCGGAACGGTCTCAACCCTGCATGGAGTCTCTGGTGATTCTTGAGCAGCTGCTTTAGGGTGAAAGCTTTACCACACTCGCCACAGGTGTgcggtctctctcctgtgtgaagcAGCTGGTGTGCATCAAAACTGCGTTTAAAGGAAAAACCTCGACCGCACTGCAGGCAGATAAAAGGTTTCTCCGCTGCCGCATGGATGGCCTGGTGAGCTTTCAGCTGGATCAGTTTGCTGAATGTCTTCCTGCAGTGCTTGCAGCTAAGGTGGTTCTCATTTTTGGGCCTTGCCCGACGAGCCCCTGTGATCTTTGGCTTTCTCAAACACTTTGGCCTTGCGTCGCCGCCTTTGTCCTTTGGGTCCTCTGTAGGGTTCTCTGGGTCACTCAACTCCTGGGCCTGGCTTTCTATAAAAGGACTTGGGTCTG encodes:
- the LOC121564529 gene encoding gastrula zinc finger protein XlCGF57.1 isoform X2; the protein is MLPTAQTTGKLTQLTSFMEILAKEAVDKIYKLFNECSSVLHLEVSRSQTENEDLKKRLDAVETELRTVLEGSGGQENMSANGCCSEVKIIHQLKGTQPGLCAGDAEVKRSPILHLWKGRVPSTVNEHSNMEDTIESVIIKEEGFEEYLYSSTSDPSPFIESQAQELSDPENPTEDPKDKGGDARPKCLRKPKITGARRARPKNENHLSCKHCRKTFSKLIQLKAHQAIHAAAEKPFICLQCGRGFSFKRSFDAHQLLHTGERPHTCGECGKAFTLKQLLKNHQRLHAGLRPFRCDECGKSFNRAHGLKMHQIVHTGERKYSCEICKKSFSIPGNLHRHQRIHTGEKPFRCDTCGKSFNQADTLKGHQRIHTGERPFTCETCGKCFIQRSALKMHQRTHAGESAFLCVVCGTVLACVNSLKTHLQTHTAEMPCMCSVCGSSLSSLTHLKSHQQLHTMEKPHSCGLCNKSFKSVSYLNIHMKTHTGERPFTCDVCGRMFTQHSSLKTHQAVHTGEKPFSCETCGKCFSNTGNLNRHQRIHTGEKPFSCDLCGRSFNQGNSLKAHKQIHTGEKLYMCDKCGKSFSYLRNLKDHKCYYI
- the LOC121564529 gene encoding gastrula zinc finger protein XlCGF57.1 isoform X1 encodes the protein MSILQGQIGSILEIMVSATVTEISKVIEGTASSEVPTTGENASETPNEQLTQLTSFMEILAKEAVDKIYKLFNECSSVLHLEVSRSQTENEDLKKRLDAVETELRTVLEGSGGQENMSANGCCSEVKIIHQLKGTQPGLCAGDAEVKRSPILHLWKGRVPSTVNEHSNMEDTIESVIIKEEGFEEYLYSSTSDPSPFIESQAQELSDPENPTEDPKDKGGDARPKCLRKPKITGARRARPKNENHLSCKHCRKTFSKLIQLKAHQAIHAAAEKPFICLQCGRGFSFKRSFDAHQLLHTGERPHTCGECGKAFTLKQLLKNHQRLHAGLRPFRCDECGKSFNRAHGLKMHQIVHTGERKYSCEICKKSFSIPGNLHRHQRIHTGEKPFRCDTCGKSFNQADTLKGHQRIHTGERPFTCETCGKCFIQRSALKMHQRTHAGESAFLCVVCGTVLACVNSLKTHLQTHTAEMPCMCSVCGSSLSSLTHLKSHQQLHTMEKPHSCGLCNKSFKSVSYLNIHMKTHTGERPFTCDVCGRMFTQHSSLKTHQAVHTGEKPFSCETCGKCFSNTGNLNRHQRIHTGEKPFSCDLCGRSFNQGNSLKAHKQIHTGEKLYMCDKCGKSFSYLRNLKDHKCYYI